AGAAACAGCAGCTCTTCCTGAATGTCCGGTGCAAGGTTCAGGAGGTTCATGATCTGGGTCATACGCGGCTGCGTGACGTGAGCAAGGCGGGCGAGTTCGGACTGGTCTGTAATGATGCCAGTCGTGATGAGACCATCGAATTTGATTGCCAGTGCCATCAGTCGCGAGATCCGGGGGATTCTACCGCTGGGAACGTCGATTTGGTCTCGGCTGTCCTGACGGCGTCGACCTCGTCTGTTGTCTCTGAACTGGACTTTCCGCTTCACTTTGATCATGGGGTCTCCGTTGTCTTACTCTTTGTGAGGGAGTGGAACGCCTCTGTGTGGAACTCGATCTCGACGCTGCTGTCTGTCGAATCGAACTCAACTCGTTTCACCGCGAGAGCGAGGGATCGTGCCTGTTCTCGTGGACTGAGTGTGTCCCAGAGCCCTGCAAAATCTGCGAACGCGGCTTCCACGTCCTCTGACGTCAGCTGTTCCTGATCGACCTCTAATATCCATTGGTCGAGTTCAGAAATCTGTCGAGCGGTCTTGGCGATCCGATCGTGCAGGTCGGCGACGAGTGAGCTGTTGTCGGTATTGGCATCAGGAGCAACTGTCAATCGATTGAGTTCTGTGTGGTACCAGGCACATTGCTGCCGAAGCTGATCCCGGTCCTTTCGCAAGCGTTTGATCTCAGTCATCGCGTCTTCGAGTGCCTGCAGCCGCACTTTTGAACGCAGGGTGGAGTCGGTCGTCATTTCTCGGAACTGTTCGACCACGACCTCTTCGATCTGTGCGGCGGGTAGCGAACGTGTCGGGCAACTTCTGCGTCCGTTTTTGAGGACCTGCGTGCAGGTGTAGTATCGATAGCGTTTGGTTCCCTTGCCGGTGAACGTGTGCGTCATCGATCGCTCGCAGGCTTTGCAGACCAACAACCCCTTCAGCAGGGCGCCGTGTTTGTTGCGAACCTCGACCCCACCGGTTCGTCCGTTGCGTTGCAGCTGCTGTTGGACGCTCCGAAACAGGTCTTCGCTGATGATTGATTCGTGTTCCCCTGCGTAGAGTTCGGACTTGTGCCGAATCTTTCCGATATAAATGGGATTGGTCAGAAGTGCGTGCAAGCTGCCTTTGTCGAACTCTCCGTCCCCCTTCGGTCGACCTTTTCTGGTCATCCATGCTTTGTTTCTCCAGCCGAGCTGTTTCAGTTCGACGACGACGGAGAGCAGCGAGCCCAATTTGAGGTACATCTCGAAGATCTCCCGAGCACGGGCGGCTTCCTCAGCGTTGACTCTCAACTTCGGACTCGGTTGAGAACGATCCACGTCGTACCCGAGGACGGGGATTCCTCCGGTCCATTTGCCACGTCTTCGTTGAGCGGCGATCTTGTCCCGAATCCGCTCGCCAATAATCTCGCGTTCGAATTGAGCAAATGAGAGCAATACATTGAGTGTCAGCCGGCCCATCGAATGGGACGTGTTAAACTGTTGGGTCACCGAAACCAACGAGACATCGTGTTTTTCGAACGTCTCCATCATCCGGGCAAAGTCCATCAGAGAGCGGCTCAGCCGATCGACCTTGTAGACCACGACGCAGTCGACCTGTCCCGCTTCGATGTCCATCAGGAGTCGTCTCAATCCCGGCCGGTCCATGTTGCCACCGGAGAATCCTCCATCGTGGTATTGATCTGGGACACAAACCCAGCCTTCATGCTTCTGGCTGGCAACAAATGCTTCACCTGCTTCACGCTGAGCGTCGAGGGAGTTGAACTCGACGTCGAGGCCATCTTCGGTCGACTTGCGGCAGTAGATTGCGCAGCGGATCTGAGAGTTGGAAGTCTGTGTACGGCTCATGTCGCTCCTCCCAGCTTGAAGAACCGGAACCCGTTGCAGTGTGACCCGGTGATTGCTTTGGCGACCGCCGAC
The sequence above is drawn from the Thalassoglobus sp. JC818 genome and encodes:
- a CDS encoding recombinase family protein, with product MSRTQTSNSQIRCAIYCRKSTEDGLDVEFNSLDAQREAGEAFVASQKHEGWVCVPDQYHDGGFSGGNMDRPGLRRLLMDIEAGQVDCVVVYKVDRLSRSLMDFARMMETFEKHDVSLVSVTQQFNTSHSMGRLTLNVLLSFAQFEREIIGERIRDKIAAQRRRGKWTGGIPVLGYDVDRSQPSPKLRVNAEEAARAREIFEMYLKLGSLLSVVVELKQLGWRNKAWMTRKGRPKGDGEFDKGSLHALLTNPIYIGKIRHKSELYAGEHESIISEDLFRSVQQQLQRNGRTGGVEVRNKHGALLKGLLVCKACERSMTHTFTGKGTKRYRYYTCTQVLKNGRRSCPTRSLPAAQIEEVVVEQFREMTTDSTLRSKVRLQALEDAMTEIKRLRKDRDQLRQQCAWYHTELNRLTVAPDANTDNSSLVADLHDRIAKTARQISELDQWILEVDQEQLTSEDVEAAFADFAGLWDTLSPREQARSLALAVKRVEFDSTDSSVEIEFHTEAFHSLTKSKTTETP